The proteins below are encoded in one region of Malaclemys terrapin pileata isolate rMalTer1 chromosome 8, rMalTer1.hap1, whole genome shotgun sequence:
- the LOC128842190 gene encoding leukocyte cell-derived chemotaxin-2-like, with the protein MIPLKLILFVALVSIVAAGPWGQICAGNPSNKIRGCDNKGCGNYGARRKSKDGTIRQHLGVDVVCNDGSTVYAPFSGTIERQVIPYKFNNAINNGLQLRGSGFCVKMLYIKPVKHRGQITKGNKIGVMLPMQKVYPGITSHVHIENCNKSDPTGNL; encoded by the exons ATGATCCCACTCAAATTGATTCTTTTTGTTGCCTTGGTTTCCATTG ttgctgcAGGACCATGGGGACAAATATGTGCTGGGAATCCTTCAAACAAAATAAGGGGCTGTGATAACAAAGGATGTGGAAACTACGGCGCTCGAAGGAAATCAAA AGATGGCACCATAAGACAACATCTAGGGGTGGATGTTGTATGCAATGATGGATCAACGGTGTATGCTCCTTTTAGTGGTACTATTGAGAGACAAGTTATCCCCTATAAATTCAATAATGCCATTAATAATGGACTCCAACTCCGTGGATCAG GTTTCTGCGTAAAAATGCTCTATATCAAGCCTGTTAAACACCGAGGCCAGATcacaaagggcaacaaaattggaGTAATGCTGCCAATGCAAAAAGTATATCCTGGTATAACATCTCATGTTCATATTGAGAACTGTAACAAATCAGATCCTACTGGTAATTTATAA
- the LOC128842191 gene encoding leukocyte cell-derived chemotaxin-2-like, translating to MFPLKVIVFVALVSIVAAGPWGQICAGNPRNKVRGCDKFGCGHYGAPRIVGGKHRGVDVICRDGSTVYAPFSGTIGGRVNPYRKNNAINNGLLLRGSGFCIHMFYIRPVRYRGWINKGQKIGVMLPMQRVYRGMTSHVHVQNCNRLDPTRNL from the exons ATGTTCCCACTCAAAGTGATTGTTTTTGTTGCCTTGGTTTCCATTG TTGCTGCAGGACCATGGGGACAGATATGTGCTGGGAATCCTAGGAACAAAGTAAGGGGCTGTGACAAATTTGGCTGTGGACATTATGGAGCTCCAAG GATTGTAGGAGGAAAGCACCGGGGAGTGGACGTAATATGCAGAGATGGATCAACAGTGTATGCACCTTTTAGTGGCACAATTGGGGGACGAGTTAACCCGTATAGGAAGAATAATGCCATTAATAATGGCCTCCTCCTCCGTGGATCAG GTTTCTGCATACATATGTTCTACATCAGGCCAGTTCGATACCGTGGTTGGATCAATAAGGGACAAAAAATTGGAGTAATGCTGCCAATGCAAAGAGTATATCGTGGTATGACATCCCATGTTCACGTCCAGAACTGTAACCGCTTAGATCCCACTCGCAATTTATAA